Proteins from one Pseudomonas sp. KBS0710 genomic window:
- a CDS encoding enoyl-CoA hydratase/isomerase family protein, with product MTAQVSSEASQARILQDEVLAEVRNHIGHLTLNRPAGLNAITLEMVRSLTTQLQAWADDPQVYAVVLRGAGEKAFCAGGDIRSLYDSFKQGDSLHQDFFVEEYALDLAIHHYRKPVLALMDGFVLGGGMGLVQGADLRVVTERSRLAMPEVAIGYFPDVGGSYFLSRIPGELGVYLGVTGVQIRAADALYCGLADWCIESAKLAELDQKLDRLQWQDSPLKDLQGVLARLAVQQLPDAPLAALRPVIDHFFALPDVPSMVEQLQQVTVADSHEWALTTASLMQTRSPLAMAVTLQMLRRGRRLSLEQCFALELHLDRQWFERGDLIEGVRALIIDKDKTPHWNPATVHELDASHVETFFSDFKQSEK from the coding sequence ATGACTGCTCAGGTTTCATCCGAAGCAAGCCAGGCCAGGATTCTTCAGGACGAGGTACTGGCCGAAGTTCGTAACCATATTGGCCACCTCACCCTCAACCGCCCCGCCGGCTTGAATGCCATCACCCTGGAAATGGTCCGCAGCCTGACCACACAGTTGCAGGCCTGGGCAGATGACCCGCAGGTGTATGCCGTGGTGCTGCGCGGCGCCGGTGAAAAAGCCTTCTGCGCCGGTGGCGACATTCGCTCTCTCTACGACAGCTTCAAGCAGGGCGACAGCCTGCACCAGGACTTCTTCGTTGAGGAATACGCCCTCGACCTGGCGATTCACCATTACCGCAAGCCCGTGCTGGCCCTGATGGACGGTTTTGTCCTCGGCGGCGGCATGGGCCTGGTGCAAGGCGCCGACTTGCGTGTAGTGACCGAGCGCAGCCGCCTGGCGATGCCGGAAGTGGCCATTGGTTATTTCCCGGACGTGGGTGGCAGCTATTTCCTCTCGCGCATTCCTGGCGAGCTGGGGGTTTACCTCGGCGTCACCGGCGTGCAGATTCGCGCTGCCGACGCGCTGTATTGCGGGCTCGCGGACTGGTGTATCGAAAGCGCCAAACTCGCCGAACTCGACCAGAAGCTCGACCGCCTGCAATGGCAGGACTCGCCGCTCAAGGACCTGCAAGGCGTACTGGCCAGGCTAGCGGTACAACAATTGCCCGACGCCCCGCTGGCCGCACTGCGCCCGGTGATCGACCACTTCTTCGCGTTGCCGGATGTGCCGAGCATGGTCGAGCAACTGCAACAAGTTACCGTCGCCGACAGCCACGAATGGGCGCTCACCACCGCCAGCCTGATGCAGACCCGTTCGCCGCTGGCGATGGCCGTGACCCTGCAGATGCTGCGCCGCGGCCGACGCTTGTCGCTGGAGCAGTGCTTCGCATTGGAGTTGCACCTGGATCGCCAGTGGTTTGAACGCGGCGACCTGATCGAAGGGGTTCGCGCGCTGATCATCGACAAGGACAAAACCCCGCACTGGAACCCCGCGACAGTCCATGAACTGGACGCCAGCCATGTCGAGACTTTCTTCAGTGACTTCAAGCAGAGTGAGAAGTAA
- a CDS encoding HPP family protein — MLARWLPAAINTRPAEWSRAAIGMALGTLLSVWACAQVFGMEVALHLLGPLGASAVLLFAVSSGALAQPWSIIGSYLCAAVVALLVARVLGRTLGSACLAAGMTVVLICWLRCLHPPAGGLAMTLVLADPASVALGWQEVGPVMLGAGALVACALAYNNATRTRYPKGAVESPAVVLGSTAPVTDAGITAADLKLALADMEQFFDVEPTELEQLIHAAEGHARRRSIGEVLGGRSAA, encoded by the coding sequence ATGCTCGCTCGCTGGTTACCCGCTGCAATCAATACCCGCCCCGCCGAATGGAGCCGCGCCGCGATTGGCATGGCCTTGGGCACGCTATTGAGTGTCTGGGCGTGTGCCCAGGTATTTGGAATGGAAGTCGCCTTGCACCTGCTCGGCCCTCTTGGGGCATCGGCGGTGTTGCTGTTTGCCGTGTCATCCGGGGCGTTGGCCCAGCCGTGGTCGATTATCGGCAGCTACTTGTGCGCCGCCGTTGTGGCCTTGCTGGTCGCACGGGTACTTGGCCGCACACTGGGAAGCGCTTGCCTGGCGGCGGGCATGACCGTGGTCTTGATTTGCTGGCTGCGCTGCCTGCACCCGCCCGCCGGCGGCCTGGCGATGACGTTGGTACTCGCAGACCCCGCCTCCGTGGCCCTTGGCTGGCAGGAAGTAGGCCCAGTGATGCTCGGTGCGGGCGCGCTGGTGGCCTGTGCACTGGCCTACAACAACGCGACACGCACGCGTTACCCCAAGGGCGCGGTCGAGTCGCCCGCTGTGGTGCTGGGCAGCACAGCGCCGGTGACCGACGCGGGCATTACCGCGGCCGATCTGAAGTTGGCCCTGGCCGACATGGAGCAGTTCTTTGATGTGGAACCGACTGAACTGGAACAACTGATCCACGCAGCAGAAGGCCACGCCCGACGCCGTAGCATCGGCGAAGTGCTCGGTGGCCGCAGCGCTGCATAA
- a CDS encoding glycosyltransferase family 39 protein, translated as MNKAQPPLLTATIRNQSLGLGLLALVLFIVGNWHQAIIGFDSRFVVFAQEMLRHGPSFFPTTYGQPYADYLATSTLLTWLLSLPFGEVSSLTAWLPTSIASAVIVMLVYRLTAPYSTRWGLLSIAMLLLSSTFISETRAVSLDQMLAAIALTVFYLGYAHDHFGAAKRLHWLFLLLILGFAVRGPIGLVIPTGVLCSYYLINRQWRQLFTFGFIALAVLAACVGLLLLLAKLSGGEDFMQDVIRMQFLGRMDGTEGSSGVLYYFTSSMGNYALAYPLALLVLLAVAIGGRRAPDPALKLVLYCAAAGLLVMLGLSVPQAKKARYILPMLPMAAIIAAYPFQVSQGRLFAWLRGLMLGIWTLLPALLVIGLVVARKRYPAQLDNLGLVFGVLGVLQVVSLLSLFNARLRPLGSALAAVLALWSTYIVVVEPLERTLYDTRTFSLGVKAQIMQQPAPVVLHGLGKDAKAIKFMVNFNCDKVPLFTQSAADLAPLQGPAWLVMSAQDFEKLQDPRLRSITPTLIGEFDKDPYVLLHLEKISAP; from the coding sequence GTGAACAAAGCTCAACCGCCTCTGCTTACAGCAACGATCCGCAACCAGTCGCTGGGGCTCGGGCTCCTGGCGCTGGTGCTGTTTATTGTCGGCAACTGGCACCAGGCAATCATCGGCTTTGACTCGCGTTTCGTGGTGTTTGCCCAGGAAATGCTGCGCCATGGGCCGAGTTTTTTCCCCACCACCTATGGCCAGCCCTACGCTGACTACCTGGCGACCTCGACCCTGCTGACCTGGCTGTTGTCCTTGCCGTTTGGCGAGGTCAGCAGCCTCACGGCGTGGTTGCCCACGTCCATCGCCTCGGCGGTGATCGTGATGCTGGTGTATCGCCTTACGGCGCCCTACTCCACGCGCTGGGGCTTGCTCAGTATCGCGATGTTGCTGCTCAGCAGTACCTTTATCAGCGAAACCCGTGCGGTGTCGCTGGACCAGATGCTCGCGGCCATCGCCCTCACGGTGTTCTACCTGGGTTATGCCCATGATCACTTTGGCGCGGCCAAACGCTTGCATTGGCTGTTTTTGCTTCTGATCCTGGGCTTTGCGGTGCGTGGGCCAATCGGCCTGGTGATCCCCACCGGCGTGCTGTGCAGCTACTACCTGATCAACCGCCAATGGCGCCAGCTGTTCACCTTCGGCTTTATTGCCCTGGCCGTGCTGGCGGCGTGTGTCGGCCTGTTGTTGCTGCTGGCCAAGCTCAGTGGTGGCGAAGACTTCATGCAGGACGTGATCCGCATGCAGTTCCTGGGGCGCATGGACGGCACCGAAGGTTCCAGCGGCGTGCTGTATTACTTCACCAGCTCCATGGGTAACTATGCGCTGGCCTATCCACTGGCGCTGCTGGTGTTGCTCGCAGTGGCCATCGGTGGGCGCCGGGCACCCGACCCGGCACTGAAACTGGTGCTGTACTGCGCGGCGGCGGGTTTGCTGGTGATGCTCGGCCTGTCGGTCCCGCAGGCCAAGAAGGCACGTTACATCCTGCCGATGCTGCCCATGGCGGCGATCATTGCGGCCTACCCGTTCCAGGTCAGTCAAGGGCGACTGTTCGCCTGGCTGCGCGGCTTGATGCTGGGAATCTGGACGCTGCTGCCGGCGCTGCTGGTGATCGGGCTGGTGGTGGCGCGCAAGCGTTACCCGGCGCAGTTGGACAACCTGGGCCTGGTCTTCGGCGTGTTGGGTGTGCTTCAGGTCGTGTCGCTGTTGTCACTGTTCAACGCGCGTCTACGCCCGTTGGGCTCGGCACTGGCGGCGGTGCTGGCGCTGTGGTCGACCTACATTGTGGTGGTCGAGCCGTTGGAGCGTACGCTCTACGACACCCGCACGTTCAGCCTTGGCGTCAAAGCACAGATCATGCAGCAACCGGCCCCCGTGGTGCTGCATGGCTTGGGCAAAGATGCAAAAGCCATCAAGTTCATGGTCAACTTCAACTGCGATAAGGTGCCGCTGTTTACCCAGTCGGCAGCCGACCTGGCGCCGCTGCAAGGCCCCGCGTGGCTGGTAATGAGCGCGCAGGACTTCGAAAAGCTGCAGGATCCGCGCTTGCGTTCGATCACCCCGACGCTCATCGGGGAATTCGACAAAGACCCGTATGTGTTGCTCCACCTGGAGAAAATCAGCGCGCCGTAA